A genomic segment from Asterias amurensis chromosome 6, ASM3211899v1 encodes:
- the LOC139938817 gene encoding uncharacterized protein gives MCLIKSLTAAAMLIVFISRTVYATNVGCERDINVAEDSDVFHTVLVLVSKLAKEIRNNTSSESPLVFDRELSPFKNDYTKGPDSGCCQNFSSIYESIFHNLNKSISALLAMELHESEQSNVNIYSSLIDLRHRIGRALVDVGHWTQEHLETRLRPTEAPNRHIITYSTDAENNHRNLYAMNHIENVLTGDYETLGICPHSHISKRIMGSRMEPRNAPVPAEPAAGRWEYDARENRAFYPQEQEPDSRLLDSEPVVDPLDDMVRQLRVYEKLQEIREALRRSDEFLAYPVDKDDMLREIRAYDRQQQARTELVAKRNGEFLTNTRVAPNTFYETMRDAEYLRPFAAPGKRSVRMNSLEFKRALDMFSKK, from the exons CGATGCTAATTGTCTTCATCAGCAGGACAGTGTATGCAACTAACGTTGGGTGTGAAAGGGATATAAATGTAGCTGAGGACTCAGACGTTTTTCACACCGTGTTGGTCCTGGTTTCTAAACTTGCCAAAGAAATCAGAAAT AATACTTCAAGCGAGTCCCCTTTAGTCTTCGATAGGGAACTCTCACCCTTTAAAAATGATTATACTAAGGGACCGGATTCCGGCTGTTGTCAA aATTTTTCAAGCATATACGAAAGTATCTTCCACAATTTAAACAAATCCATCTCAGCCCTGCTAGCTATGGAACTCCATGAAAGTGAGCAATCAAACGTTAATATTTATAGTTCGCTCATAGATCTTCGCCATAGGATTGGACGAGCG CTTGTTGATGTCGGTCACTGGACACAAGAACACCTAGAGACGAGACTCCGTCCTACAGAGGCACCCAACAGACACATCATAACTTACTCGACTGATGCTGAAAATAATCATCGGAACCTTTACGCTATGAATCATATAGAAAATGTTCTTACCGGAGATTACGAAACATTGGGCATATGCCCGCATAGTCACATATCCAAACGCATTATGGGTTCGAGAATGGAACCGCGAAATGCGCCCGTCCCAGCCGAGCCAGCAGCGGGTCGATGGGAGTATGATGCCCGTGAGAATCGCGCGTTCTATCCGCAGGAGCAGGAGCCCGACAGCCGGCTACTTGACAGTGAGCCCGTCGTTGATCCTTTAGACGATATGGTACGTCAACTCCGTGTGTACGAGAAACTTCAAGAAATTCGCGAGGCACTCAGACGAAGTGACGAATTCTTAGCCTACCCTGTGGACAAAGACGACATGTTGCGGGAAATTCGCGCCTACGATCGGCAGCAGCAAGCGAGGACCGAATTGGTGGCCAAGCGAAACGGGGAGTTCCTGACGAACACAAGGGTCGCACCAAACACCTTTTACGAGACCATGAGAGATGCAGAGTATCTGAGGCCGTTTGCTGCACCTGGCAAGAGAAGTGTGCGGATGAATTCCTTGGAATTTAAACGGGCGTTGGATATGTTCTCGAAAAAGTGa